From one Macrobrachium rosenbergii isolate ZJJX-2024 chromosome 52, ASM4041242v1, whole genome shotgun sequence genomic stretch:
- the LOC136833786 gene encoding uncharacterized protein yields MDEEQSINLLLETVEDITDDWVIRLLNNRKDHSGPRPVIHLRKWGKHGCSSTDALSGFSSSRATININYDLTHEDGSEQAAEETLVIKVLPTEGLMADLLTEENMHHVEVGQYGRFLKTLQTWERERRGSGGRAIMDELLPPHALAVSTDRHFTIVMTDLRCHGYETMDFETGLTEKQLLATAKKLGAYHGTGVSFKTVTGINLEETFRRCFHVGEEGSRAFAKFAFPCFEQFKQGWSQDPNKAELLKKLKVYEDILVPFVVRSLRPKEPFATTLHGDLQSSNIFFREDSNGEIKIKLIDWATARYSQGTVDLVYLLNISVDTEIRRKATPSAIEMYFQAFNKALEDLGANISYQRSTFEADLRLAMQLIVIWSIMCNNVFSRSPKLKRRLEAIVTDVLTNPDIPLPAL; encoded by the exons ATGGATGAAGAACAAAGTATAAACCTCCTTCTCGAGACAGTGGAAGATATTACAGACGACTGGGTTATACGCCTACTCAACAACAGGAAAGATCATTCAG GACCACGACCGGTTATCCATCTCCGGAAATGGGGCAAACATGGGTGCTCTTCGACAGACGCTTTGAGTGGATTCTCCAGCTCAAGGGCTACAATCAACATAAACTACGATCTCACACATGAAGACGGATCGGAGCAGGCAGCCGAAGAAACACTCGTCATTAAAGTGTTGCCCACGGAAGGACTGATGGC GGACCTTTTAACAGAGGAAAATATGCATCACGTGGAAGTGGGCCAATATGGCAGGTTTTTGAAAACACTTCAGACCTGGGAGCGAGAAAGAAGAGGATCCGGGGGCCGCGCCATTATGGATGAACTTCTGCCTCCTCACGCCCTGGCTGTCAGCACCGACAGACATTTCACCATCGTCATGACGGATCTCCGTTGCCATGGCTATGAG ACCATGGATTTTGAAACTGGATTGACCGAGAAACAGCTCCTGGCGACGGCAAAGAAACTTGGCGCTTACCATGGAACTGGGGTTTCATTCAAGACTGTCACAGGCATAAACCTGGAGGAGACTTTCCGTCGTTGCTTCCACGTAGGAGAGGAGGGCAGCCGCGCCTTTGCCAAGTTTGCGTTCCCATGCTTTGAACA GTTTAAGCAGGGCTGGTCTCAGGACCCTAACAAAGCAGAGCTTCTGAAGAAGCTAAAAGTTTATGAAGATATCTTGGTGCCTTTCGTGGTCAGAAGTTTGAGACCCAAAGAACCTTTTGCAACAACATTGCATGGCGACCTACAGTCttcgaatatttttttcagagaggACTCTAATGGAGAGATAAAAattaag CTGATCGATTGGGCCACAGCTCGGTATTCTCAGGGAACTGTCGACCTTGTTTACCTGCTGAATATTTCAGTCGACACAGAGATAAGGCGGAAGGCTACCCCCAGCGCAATTGAAATGTACTTCCAAGCTTTCAATAAGGCTTTAGAAGATCTAGGAGCAAACATCTCTTACCAAAG ATCCACATTTGAAGCCGATCTGAGGTTAGCGATGCAGCTCATCGTCATCTGGAGCATCATGTGCAATAATGTGTTTTCACGGTCTCCAAAACTGAAGAGAAGACTCGAAGCCATTGTCACCGATGTCCTCACCAATCCAGACATACCGCTCCCTGCCTtataa